GAGACCTGGAGAGGCCTACACCACAGTGTCTGGCACCCACTGTGAAATTTGATCTAACCAATCTAGATCTAGATCTAGATCTAACCATCTAACCATTAGATGACCAGGTGTCTTTGCTTCTCGTTGatgaaggttttttttctaGCTTTGCACAACTTCAGCCCTGCCCATAGGAgccttttgccattctttttgtagGTCACTCGATGTCATCCTTTGGTTTTTGAGTGACATTCGAATGAGTTGGTGGTCATTTAGGTCAGTAGAGAGTCGTTTTCACCCTCTGCCGGtctgttagcctgacaagccagacacacatcaagatgtttggtctggaaactcaccattgacagctcaatccgacgggcgggataaacggttgtctttcaaactccctctgcacagcgtgcacgcaattggatagtgctacaaccaaccagagcaacgacggtgaagcagagctagttggaagattaaactttcgccgtatccgttcggctaaactccgaacacatcttccctttaaaagaatgacttcagtgtcgttctttgttcttttctcagagaaaagcttaactccaagtcttccagagtcgcggtcaaagctaattcgaaagaccgctgctCGTCTGTTTCTGTGTTCGGCGGTCGTTTTGTTAAGCCCCGctcactgactctatacacaatgtgattggcccgaccagagtttggcgattacagctcagaagggtaagttgctagacgacactcgcggcagattagatttgctgccgctagggtgcatctagatttctaggctaccggtctgtagctttgttgtccccaatgtctgctgcttgaccttgttcttatgaactGCCGTCTTTGAAATTTTAAGGATGGAACCAACCCAACGCCCACTGTATCCCTCTGCCAGTTAAGCCAGAATTCAACCCTTCTTTTCCTCACTCAAAACTTtccttttcaacttttttggcatggtcaatagttatttttttagGTACTTTTGAGTTCAAAACcctacatttatatttataaatactaagtaaacaactaaataaatgcaaactttttttttatataaattcattattaagaaaaactgaattttaaaaaaccCATATCCCATAAATCACTAgctatttttaattataaaggGTTAAACATTAAATACAAGTTATATATTAATTACTTGTTCATCTAACATATCTATTGCTTcccaaaatacaatacaaatttGGTTTCTTTGGGACAGATTTAAATACAGTTCAAAACCatgataaacaaataaacaacaaaattaaattaaatgaaatcaaaactaaatttatttttaaaaaaacctcAGGTAAACTTCTATTTTCCATGAATCACACCATGGTATTTTTCATTCATTaggttatattttatatatacaggtTTTAGAAGTAATTTTTCCTCTAACATATCTACTccacaaaataataatgaaatgttatttttgcTTCTAATGGTTAAAATAAAAGTCATGGGACACAGAAATGTCTGATATTCATGGACAGTATCAGTAATTATCACTTCTATTTGAGAAAATCTGAAAAAcatcacaatttaaaaataacatgcagTATTTGCACAATGACACTAATGGCAATAAtgaaaggaacatgtgacagaCATTGAGGTATAGATGGTTGTTTTTATCATACCAGACAGAATCGCTGTTCAGCTCTTTAATTAACTCCAGCTTTTCATCGATATAAACATCAGTGGTCAAGGAAAGGTCCGTGTCGTGGGCGGAGCTGAAGTTGGTCACACACCGAGTGGGAATACCGAGACATCTCAGTACTGAAAGAAAATGtactttataaatatatttatacagtTTATGAACTAAACACATGTTGCCAACTTTCCCAGGTGCCTTGTTGTGTCTGCGCCCCCTTGAGGATTGACGGTTATCACAACAAACACGTGTGCTGGCCAATCATTCTCATCTGATTTGCATATACTTATATTGTAGGTTTTGGCACACTACTTATCAGACGATTTGAATCAAATGCAATCGACTTATGACACAAAAACACAGAACGCTGTAATGACGCGTACCGGATGCCGTGACTCCAGCGTAGACCCAGCATTGGGCGAATTTGACCGGCTTTCCTCCATTCTTATAAAACTGTTTGAGAATGTCTCCGCTGCCGCTCCAGGCGGTGGGCATCGTCCCGCCTTCATAGCTGTCTGACCAATTACCCATCAGCACACCTCGGTCGTCATTAGAGTTCACCTGTTGCAGAGAAGAGGAGAACAAGTGCTTTTCAGTTCTTAAATCTGTACAGTAAGGGATTTCTGAGAAACGCTGTTGAAAGTGGATTGGACAGAACACCACAAgacacttgtagccaatcagcagtaagggggtgtgtccactcatgaGGGGCGGTGCCTATGCTGCATAGAGTGTTTGCGAATTTGGGGGCAGGGCTAACGAGATAGGGCCGTGTTTGTTTTagtgatttcaaatatcaataGTATTTTATAGcttttctaaaaataaaaaataaaaaatatatttattgagCAAGGATGGGTTAAATCCACGTCTATGTCTTGTGGATGAGACTCACCAGAGCAGAGACCATCCTGGACACGATCACCGGGTCTCTCCATTCGGTCATCGCGACCTGACTCCTCGCCAACAGGAACAGACACGCTTCCAGGACATCCTGCTCAAACTGATGAAACACACCAAACCATTGAAaaagattattattaataataataatgatcataaaaataataacaccAACAAGAGCAAAAATAGAAATTGAAATAATGTAAATAttaccaataataataatgtaaataataatgtaaataataatgtacataataataataataatagcaaataATGCAAAtagcaataaatattattattattaataataataattataatattgtaaataataccaataatagcagtacaaatTGCAATATTTAGAACAACAATATAAAtaggaaaataaaaaataataataacagcgataaaattatatatttataaaattataaaattatataaataataataatattaataataataataatgtaattattattattaaaaaataataaaattcactttaaaaatgaatttactAATAACAGCAATATTACAACtattactaaaaataaaaataataacaataatgtaaataatgctaataattgtaataataattataatataaaataatttagaaaataatataataatagcaataatagtAAATAATTTTGTTCAACAATAATATAACAACAATagtaattaatgaataaaaatgtcaaTACAAATAATAGCAATGGGAAAATAATAATcacttaaaatataatattacaaCTACTACgactaattataataataacaataatgtaATTAATAATGGTAGTAAcaacataattaaaaaataataataataatgtaaataataaaaataataataataataaatagggaacattaaaaataattaaaaaaaatactactactactactactaataataataataataataataataataataatagtcacTCTCTATAATGGAATTGTGTGTTTTCGCACCTGGGCATAATTCCATGTTCTGGCTCCAATTTGCTGCTCGGTTCCGTAGTAAATTCTGCCCATGCTGTTGAGAACATACTCTTTCCTTTCCGCCTCATTATCCAGATACACAGGATCATCTGAGGAGAGAGAGATAGTGTCACTTCACTGCTGTAAAGGAAGACAGAGCGAGTGTAACCGTCTTGTGCTCGGCCCGTACCTTCACACCAGGGGTTGAAGAGCACGCACAGGTCGTTCGGGGCGCAGGGGAACAACAGCATGCCTTTCGGTGAGAAAGATGCCACGGTGATCATGTAGCGGCCGATGGAGGCGGTCGGCAGGATGTTGACCGACAGCCGGATCCGCATGTCCTTCATCTCGACGATCTTCATCTCCCACCGTCCGTCCTCCAGCACGTCGACTAAAGGAACGGAGATGCGGATCCCAGTGGTGGCGACTGAACCTGCGGGACAGAGACACGGAGCCGTTAcaataaagggttagttcaagcaaaaaatttaattctgtcattaattcctcgcGTGTTTGgccacccgtcagacctccgttcatcttcacacacagatgaagatattagtgttgaaatccgatggctcagaaaggccttcattgacaccaatgtcatttcctctctcaagacccataaaggcactaaagacgtcgttacaaagcccatctcactacagcggctctactatcattttatgaagacacgggagtagtttttgtgcgcaaaaaaagcgaaataacgacttatatgaACTGCTAtgaactgttatgaatcagtaaatcgattcatgattcggatcaaactgctgaaatcacgtgactttggcgatccgaatcatgaatcaatacgtcGATTCATAATGAttctaaacttttttttgaaaaaggcCCATAacaaagtcgttattttgttttttttgcacacagaaACTCTTCTcgtctcttcataaaatgatagtagagccgctgtagtgagatgggctttgtaacgacgtctttagtgcctttatgggtcttgagagaggaaatgacattggtgtcaatgaaggcctttctgagccatcggatttcaacactaatatcttcatctgtgtgtgaagatgaacggcggtctgacgggtgtcgaacaacattagggtaagtaattaatgacaattttcatttttgggtgaactaactctttaagtgACTTAATGATTTAGATTTAATATAAGCATTTGACTCAGAGAATCAGCAGGATTAGACGGATTAGATCACATAATAACCGGTCCTGGCCCAAATCCAACCACTTCATGACTCACATCCATCAGGAATGAGACAGAGTGTATGGATTCATCAGATGAATAAAAAGAAGGATATTGACTAACCGTCAGAAAGTCTGAGCACACTAATCTATCAGTCCAACAATGATAACGCCTGACGAAACAAGCTTTTATTTCCATAGCCGCTGCATGTGTACGTTTTATGAGTGACGGTTGAGTACACAAAGACTTTCAACAATAAATCCATCATAACTGGAGTGGAAATTAGTTTTAAATGGACCTCATTATCGGATTCTGACATGTATTTACTGCTTGATCTGTGATCTGACTTCACTCCATCAGATTCAGACATTAATTATTGTTATGATGCAGATTCAGGTTGTTCTGCTGCTGGTTTGAATGCAGTTTTAGGTGTGAGAGAAGTGTCACTCAACACCTCTTCATCCAGTTATGCAGAAGTCAGAGGTGTGCCCACTGAGAGTGAGGTATCTAAACAAAATGAGCTAAACAACAGTAAAAGGGAATCCAGGCAAGCCCAGACTCGAGACTGTCGCCTACAGAGATGTGTCAGTGTCAGATTAGGATAAACACAGATCTTTTTAAAGGTGAAGCGAGTCATGTGACGTGGTTTTTAACTCGAGCACACTCACTCAGCTGAAGCTGTAGGTTGTCTGATTTGGGGTTGAAAGGTCTGGAGAGTTCGATCCAAATCTGGAAGGTCTGTCCTCGGCGGACGATCAGGTTGTCGCTGAAGTAAGCGTCTGTGCGATGCTCACGTCGGTTCGGCCCATTCTTGGATTTCAGGAGGTCGACGGAGCGCACCACCAGAAGTGTGTCTGAGGAAGAGAGAGCACGGTTTAAGGCCTACGGATACAATGAAATCAAAGGAGTGAACTCAAGTCTGAAATCTTTCTTCTCCTCACCTAAAGCAGGTGTTACAGCTGCCGCAGATGGGGTGGCGGATGGAGTGGCGGATGGGGTGGCGGATGGGGTGGCAGGTCGGGTGGCGGATGGGGTGGCGGATGGAGTGGCGGATGGAGTGGCGGATGGAGTGGCGGATGGAGTGGCGGATGGAGTGGCAGGTCGGGTGGCGGATGGAGTGGCAGATGAAGTGGCGGATGGAGTGGCAGGTCGGGTGGCAGATGGGGTTACGGATGGGGTGGCAGATGGGGTGGCAGATGCAGATGTGGTCGTAGGCACAGCCGCAGGTGTGCTGGGACCTCTAGTAGTGTTTGGGATTGAGCTCGACATTTCTACAAGTAGGCTGAAAATCAAGTGAAAAACACCTAAATATGTTAAATGCTTTATCAAAAACAAATACATGAATAAAACTTTaaacaaatcaatcaataaatacaattctaataaatacataaacgaataaataaattaatgggggaaaaaaataaaatagacaaaatatatttaataaaaaaacaaataaatacaataaataaatgttcaaaaatattttaataaatacaatttaaataagtTACAATTCTAATAAATAACACATTAATAAAAATCcacataaattaaataaatattaaataacatgttaataaataaataattcaaataaatgaaatttatatatatatatatatatatatatatatatatatatatatatatatatatatatatatatatatatatacacacacacagctctgaaaaaaattaagagaccacttaacatgtatttctcaatgttaagtggtctacacaaacacacacacacacacacacacacacacacacacacacactttagttTTAGTTCAATTACTAAAACATATTAATATTTCTTCTCCTGTTAGTTTTCCTCTTTGAGAGGTCACAATGGCACGGCCTACTGACCAATATCCTCAGAGTCGTCATCTTTAAACTCAAAGTGGGATTAATGACGAGTTCTGCGTCCTCAGTGactattttaattttgtaattataaaatCATTAGTTTCGTGCTCGGCTGACACCCATCACCTCCCACGCTGAATGCAGTCATTATCATACTTATTCACAAAAGACGCCACTTacactttctctcacacacacacacacacacctgagtaACCCATTAAACCTCGTGATGACATGATCACCATCACAGCTGCACGTTCTCACTGACACATCTAAACCAAAGACACAGCTGATCTTGTGCACAAACGTGTTTTACAGTCACTTTCATTAGGTCTCAAATacatgcatatttaaatattaagcaTATATGAAAACAtatgatttatagtttatgatATTTCAAATGATTCTGTTTTAACTAAGTTGTAAACTTGGACAAATCcagttaaatgttttaaatgttttatttaactcAACTATTGTTTAAATTTCACTGTATTGCTTGCTTAAAACAAACCCAAGTTATGTTggaaattaacatttattaatatgttgaataaattaataggttgggaaaacataaaacaacccaaatgttGGGCTAAGATTAAAACAGCCCAACCTCTGGGTTAAAAGAGCCCAACTGCTGGGTAAAAAGAGcctaatcgctgggttaaaacaacactactgctgggttaaaacagcccaacctCTGGGTAAAAAGAGcctaatcgctgggttaaaacaacactactgctgggttaaaacagcccaacctctgggttaaaacagcccaactgCTGGGTAAAAAGAGcctaatcgctgggttaaaacaacactactgctgggttaaaacagcccaactgCTGGGTAAAAAGAGcctaatcgctgggttaaaacaacactactgctgggttaaaacagctcaaccTCTGGATTAAAAGAGCCTAATCGCTTGTttaaaacagtttaaatgttgggttaaaagagcctaaccgctgggttaaaacagtttaaatgtaGGGTTAAAAGATcctaatcgctgggttaaaacaacactactgctgggttaaaacagcttaATTGCCCAGCACACAAACATATAACCCaacgctgggctaaaacaacccaagtttggttaaaaatggacaaacctagcggttgggttaaatgtttgcccaACGTGCTGGACAGTTTTATTTAACCCAACTATTGAACTAAGCATGTTATAAAAGGGCCAAGCCACTTTCATTTGTAACATGAACAATTGACAAAATTAATGCAATAATGCtgcatatatatttacagttcAATGAAGAGCAATGTT
This region of Pseudorasbora parva isolate DD20220531a chromosome 6, ASM2467924v1, whole genome shotgun sequence genomic DNA includes:
- the LOC137078297 gene encoding protein-glutamine gamma-glutamyltransferase K isoform X1 gives rise to the protein MSSSIPNTTRGPSTPAAVPTTTSASATPSATPSVTPSATRPATPSATSSATPSATRPATPSATPSATPSATPSATPSATPSATRPATPSATPSATPSATPSAAAVTPALDTLLVVRSVDLLKSKNGPNRREHRTDAYFSDNLIVRRGQTFQIWIELSRPFNPKSDNLQLQLSSVATTGIRISVPLVDVLEDGRWEMKIVEMKDMRIRLSVNILPTASIGRYMITVASFSPKGMLLFPCAPNDLCVLFNPWCEDDPVYLDNEAERKEYVLNSMGRIYYGTEQQIGARTWNYAQFEQDVLEACLFLLARSQVAMTEWRDPVIVSRMVSALVNSNDDRGVLMGNWSDSYEGGTMPTAWSGSGDILKQFYKNGGKPVKFAQCWVYAGVTASVLRCLGIPTRCVTNFSSAHDTDLSLTTDVYIDEKLELIKELNSDSVWNFHVWNESWMARPDLPAGNGGWQVVDATPQELSQGSYRLGPTPVTAVRNGQVDLKFDTPFVFAEVNSDRIYWQKKADGSFSQINVEKKSIGQRISTKAVGSEERMDITLLYKYPEGSEEERIAVETASRFGSKPTTYPSSTENDVSIEIIMNGTGPLIGGDAKLSIVLKNKSSKQRTASLLYEVMVMYYTGVLKATVKKDRIPVDLKPLETKTIPWTLQYREYMNHLVDQGALMLAVTGRVNQTKQILATRFNFRLRTPDLTITSQGDAVVGKELTVKITFQNPLSQVLKNVLFRIEGLRMQSVRKISYGDVEKLATVTLMEKFVPTVSGSQKLLASMDCRQLTQVHGFMDIVVKPN